The following are encoded together in the Streptomyces sp. NBC_00341 genome:
- the crgA gene encoding cell division protein CrgA has product MPKSRIRKKADFTPPPAKQATAIKLTNRSWVAPVMLALFLVGLAWIVVFYVTDGDLPIDALGNWNIVVGFGFIAGGFGVSTQWK; this is encoded by the coding sequence GTGCCGAAGTCACGTATCCGCAAGAAGGCCGATTTCACGCCCCCTCCGGCGAAGCAGGCAACGGCCATAAAGCTGACCAACCGCAGTTGGGTGGCGCCGGTCATGCTGGCGCTCTTCCTGGTCGGTCTGGCCTGGATCGTCGTTTTCTACGTGACCGACGGCGACCTGCCGATCGATGCACTGGGGAACTGGAACATCGTCGTCGGCTTCGGCTTCATCGCCGGCGGCTTCGGCGTCTCCACCCAGTGGAAGTAG
- a CDS encoding DUF881 domain-containing protein has product MSNSADSPPGPVRRSLRNPVRVLTAAVFALAGLIFVTSANTAKGTDIRTDSSLLKLSDLIQQRSDKNAGLEESAAAVRGDIDALAQRDDGSTKAEDARLKALERSAGTAKLSGRAVSVTLDDAPPNATANPGYPDPQPNDLVIHQQDLQAVVNALWQGGAGGIEVMDQRLISTSAVRCVGNTLILQGRVYSPPYKITAVGDPGKLKEALNASPSIQNYLLYVKAYGLGWKVDERQAVTLPGYSGTVDLHYAEPVK; this is encoded by the coding sequence TTGAGCAATTCTGCCGACTCTCCCCCAGGGCCGGTCCGGCGCTCCCTCCGGAACCCGGTCAGAGTGCTCACCGCTGCCGTTTTCGCCCTGGCCGGCCTGATCTTCGTCACCAGCGCGAACACGGCCAAGGGCACCGACATCCGCACGGACTCCTCGCTGCTGAAGCTCTCCGACCTCATCCAGCAGCGCAGCGACAAGAACGCCGGCCTGGAGGAATCCGCCGCGGCCGTGCGCGGGGACATCGACGCCCTGGCCCAGCGCGACGACGGCAGCACCAAGGCGGAGGACGCCCGGCTCAAGGCGCTGGAGCGGTCGGCCGGCACCGCGAAGCTCTCCGGCCGGGCCGTTTCCGTCACCCTCGACGACGCCCCGCCGAACGCCACCGCCAACCCCGGCTACCCCGATCCGCAACCCAACGACCTGGTCATCCACCAGCAGGACCTGCAAGCGGTCGTCAACGCCCTGTGGCAGGGCGGGGCCGGCGGCATCGAGGTCATGGACCAGCGGCTGATCTCCACCAGCGCGGTGCGCTGCGTCGGCAACACCCTGATCCTCCAGGGCCGGGTCTACTCACCGCCGTACAAGATCACGGCCGTGGGTGACCCCGGAAAGCTCAAGGAGGCGCTGAACGCCTCCCCGTCGATCCAGAACTACCTGCTGTACGTGAAGGCGTACGGGCTCGGCTGGAAAGTCGATGAGCGCCAGGCGGTGACTCTTCCCGGCTACTCGGGCACAGTGGATCTCCACTATGCGGAGCCGGTGAAGTAG